In Haloterrigena turkmenica DSM 5511, a single genomic region encodes these proteins:
- a CDS encoding CBS domain-containing protein encodes MPEIKSIVREQVVSASPDSSLTELAELMDDEDVGSVVIVEEEQPQGIVTDRDITIEAVSRGEDPTSVTAADVMSEDLVTVDIDSGIFDVLRTMEDTNVRRVPATDADGNLAGIVAFDDFVVLLGRELKLLSDVVEAEIPPYEHT; translated from the coding sequence ATGCCCGAAATCAAATCGATCGTCCGCGAACAGGTTGTGAGCGCGTCTCCGGACTCGTCGCTCACCGAGTTAGCCGAGCTCATGGACGATGAGGACGTCGGCAGCGTCGTCATCGTCGAGGAAGAGCAGCCACAGGGGATCGTCACGGACCGCGATATCACGATCGAGGCGGTCTCCCGCGGGGAAGATCCCACCTCGGTGACCGCCGCCGACGTGATGAGCGAGGACCTCGTGACCGTCGACATCGACAGCGGAATTTTCGACGTCCTCCGGACCATGGAGGACACGAACGTTCGGCGCGTACCCGCCACAGACGCGGACGGGAACCTCGCCGGAATCGTCGCGTTCGACGACTTCGTCGTTCTCCTCGGTCGAGAGCTGAAACTGCTCAGTGACGTCGTCGAAGCCGAGATTCCGCCGTACGAACACACCTGA
- a CDS encoding DUF7090 family protein: MEYTLEIDGTPETVPGGTGVLLLHPSTGETDRIDTEFLKTDTDHFLVVSTRTTAREVKQKLEYYDVDEDRAEILDTLSIEHGYSRRKSDTVHYVAAPDDIDGIVEHIDGFLKAHDGKLRLSFDSVTELAYYAGDEAALEAVERILDLLEEYDAIGLFHVSEEPHDEELVEQFRERFDGVIDLDEDGSVDAEF; encoded by the coding sequence ATGGAGTATACGCTTGAGATAGATGGCACCCCGGAAACGGTACCAGGCGGCACCGGTGTGCTCCTTCTCCACCCCAGCACAGGTGAAACCGACCGCATCGACACCGAATTTCTCAAGACCGATACCGACCATTTCCTCGTCGTCTCTACGCGAACGACCGCGCGCGAAGTCAAACAGAAACTCGAGTACTACGACGTCGACGAGGACCGCGCCGAGATCCTCGACACGCTGAGCATCGAACACGGCTACTCGCGGCGCAAGAGCGACACCGTCCACTACGTCGCCGCCCCCGACGACATCGACGGCATCGTCGAGCACATCGACGGCTTTCTCAAGGCCCACGACGGGAAACTCCGCCTCAGTTTCGACTCCGTAACCGAACTGGCCTACTACGCCGGCGACGAGGCCGCCCTCGAGGCCGTCGAGCGCATCCTCGACCTCCTCGAGGAGTACGACGCCATCGGCCTCTTCCACGTCTCCGAGGAACCCCACGACGAGGAACTCGTCGAGCAGTTCCGCGAGCGCTTCGACGGCGTCATCGACTTAGACGAGGACGGCAGCGTCGACGCCGAGTTCTGA